In the Aliarcobacter cryaerophilus genome, one interval contains:
- a CDS encoding nucleotidyltransferase family protein translates to MINANEIILKLKEIKPIYEKEGMKLIGIFGSFAKNSATENSDIDILYELDTKKFYERNEGFKSFLRIKEIKEELQNIFKRDIDLCAKSGLSNTGEKYILGNTIYV, encoded by the coding sequence ATGATTAATGCAAACGAAATTATTTTAAAATTAAAAGAGATAAAACCTATTTATGAAAAAGAGGGGATGAAGCTAATTGGGATTTTTGGTTCATTTGCAAAAAATAGTGCAACCGAAAATAGTGATATAGATATTTTATATGAGCTTGATACAAAAAAATTCTATGAAAGAAATGAAGGATTTAAATCCTTTTTGAGAATAAAAGAGATAAAAGAGGAACTTCAAAATATATTTAAAAGAGATATTGATTTGTGTGCAAAAAGTGGTTTAAGTAACACAGGTGAAAAATATATTTTAGGAAATACAATCTATGTTTAA
- a CDS encoding helix-turn-helix domain-containing protein, which yields MKNLTPDELYKIIGQNVAKYRKEKGLSQLDLSLAMGYKSVSVVSGAEIYYNGKHFNLEHLLKISQILNIEISEFLKP from the coding sequence ATGAAAAACTTAACTCCTGATGAGCTTTATAAAATTATCGGTCAAAATGTTGCCAAATATAGAAAAGAAAAAGGCTTATCTCAGCTTGATTTATCTTTAGCTATGGGATACAAATCTGTTTCAGTAGTATCTGGTGCAGAGATATATTACAACGGCAAACATTTCAACCTAGAACATCTTTTAAAAATATCACAAATATTAAATATAGAAATATCAGAGTTTTTAAAACCCTGA
- a CDS encoding YkgJ family cysteine cluster protein: MFLCTSCGLCCQNISQIEKLKGFDLGDGICKYFDKQNLTCKIYETRPDICRVDLMFEKEYYKYYNKEEFYRLNAQTCNILQEKFNLDKKYRINIGE, translated from the coding sequence GTGTTTCTTTGTACTAGCTGTGGATTATGTTGTCAAAATATATCTCAAATTGAGAAGTTAAAAGGTTTTGACTTAGGAGATGGTATTTGTAAATATTTTGATAAACAAAATTTGACTTGTAAAATATATGAAACTAGACCAGATATTTGTAGAGTTGATTTGATGTTTGAAAAGGAATATTACAAATACTATAACAAAGAAGAGTTTTATAGATTAAATGCTCAAACTTGTAATATACTTCAAGAGAAATTTAATTTAGATAAAAAATACAGAATAAATATAGGAGAATAA
- a CDS encoding nucleotidyl transferase AbiEii/AbiGii toxin family protein encodes MTSSVINVLNKIKNLDIFEDDLYFVGGTALSYFIKHRVSEDIDIVSPKILKYKNIIPIMQDLGAKKIEDENTFSLRLAGMFPDEYILKFILDDVKIEFFCANRPIQKEILKQIEFVTYYNSRLKILDLKQIAKLKVIAFFQRDKIRDLFDFGEILENKIVSFEDILQISKELKNISSQEQLIKFILDKKEEKDDENVYLDEQSRIDLSFLEIKKAVLKKIEKIGNQK; translated from the coding sequence ATGACTTCTAGTGTAATAAATGTTTTAAACAAAATAAAGAATTTGGATATTTTTGAAGATGATTTGTATTTTGTTGGTGGAACTGCACTATCTTATTTTATAAAACATAGAGTTTCAGAAGATATTGATATTGTTTCTCCAAAAATACTTAAATACAAGAATATAATTCCAATTATGCAAGACTTAGGAGCAAAAAAAATAGAAGATGAAAATACTTTTTCTCTTCGCTTAGCTGGAATGTTTCCAGATGAGTATATTTTAAAATTTATTCTTGATGATGTAAAAATAGAGTTTTTTTGTGCAAATAGACCCATACAAAAAGAGATTTTAAAACAGATAGAATTTGTAACTTATTATAACTCAAGGCTAAAAATTTTGGATCTAAAACAGATAGCCAAACTGAAAGTTATAGCATTTTTTCAAAGAGATAAAATTAGAGATTTATTTGATTTTGGAGAAATTTTGGAAAACAAAATAGTTTCTTTTGAAGATATTTTACAAATTTCAAAAGAGCTTAAAAATATATCTTCACAAGAGCAATTAATAAAATTTATTTTAGATAAAAAAGAGGAAAAAGATGATGAAAATGTATATCTTGATGAACAAAGTAGAATAGATTTATCTTTTCTTGAGATAAAAAAAGCAGTACTTAAAAAAATAGAAAAAATAGGAAATCAAAAATAA
- a CDS encoding HP0729 family protein, which yields MIEQHLKVLIENQKVAFGKVRSKLKNIEHNFQDDLENIYKSVDSENYLQLFLTDYSSIYVAKVTKVTNEDLYDLAPAYYKEKNLEVETWFLIEDICEIVRNDFEKTRDEILANFTALNFGNHTYGVYGSNYIYPLIVNQKEDRSFFEDLEDGFKYYIDIFKSPKYLAIKQNLIDFCFSSKYIYSIHPESLTNIISAEIEFDENKLDVTYDFTSVVIKYSKTMEKEIYLFMKELFKVLIKNSKDVENIEYTVTGINYKMSDILVHKPNLGTYKFLIKSNIVENAIKESFENNSIFFFIKKTVPYYINFLQDIRNEVVHGKIASKDEANTLRNKILGVTDDSILTDILKYKKKILESRS from the coding sequence GTGATAGAACAGCATCTAAAAGTTTTGATTGAAAATCAAAAAGTAGCCTTTGGAAAAGTTAGATCAAAACTAAAAAATATAGAACATAACTTTCAAGATGACTTAGAAAATATTTATAAAAGTGTAGATAGTGAAAACTATCTACAACTTTTTTTAACTGATTATTCAAGTATTTATGTAGCAAAAGTAACAAAAGTAACCAATGAAGATTTATACGATTTAGCTCCAGCTTACTATAAGGAGAAAAATCTTGAAGTTGAAACTTGGTTTTTAATAGAAGATATTTGTGAAATTGTTAGAAATGATTTTGAAAAAACAAGAGATGAAATTTTGGCAAATTTTACAGCTCTTAACTTTGGAAATCATACATATGGAGTTTATGGAAGTAATTATATCTATCCACTTATTGTAAATCAAAAAGAGGATAGAAGTTTTTTTGAAGATTTAGAAGATGGTTTTAAATACTATATTGATATTTTTAAATCACCTAAATATTTAGCAATAAAACAAAACCTTATTGACTTTTGTTTTAGCTCTAAATATATATACTCAATTCACCCTGAAAGCTTGACAAATATAATATCAGCAGAAATTGAGTTTGATGAAAATAAATTAGATGTTACATATGATTTTACAAGTGTAGTTATAAAATATAGTAAAACTATGGAAAAAGAGATTTATTTGTTTATGAAAGAGCTATTTAAAGTCTTAATAAAAAATAGTAAAGATGTAGAAAATATTGAATATACAGTAACTGGTATAAACTATAAAATGTCTGATATATTAGTGCATAAACCAAATTTAGGGACATATAAATTTCTTATAAAATCAAATATCGTAGAAAATGCTATAAAAGAGAGCTTTGAAAACAATAGTATATTTTTCTTTATTAAAAAAACAGTTCCATACTATATAAACTTTTTGCAAGATATTAGAAATGAAGTTGTTCATGGGAAAATTGCATCTAAAGATGAAGCAAATACTTTAAGAAATAAAATCTTAGGTGTTACAGATGATAGTATTTTAACTGATATTTTAAAGTACAAGAAGAAGATTTTGGAAAGTAGGAGTTAA
- a CDS encoding ABC transporter ATP-binding protein, producing the protein MKKIVEIKNLRKIFCKGNICVANSLNLDLIKGEIFTILGTSGSGKTTFIRMLAGLEKPDSGEIKIDDNIVFSKDVDIEPNKRGVAIVFQNYALLPHLNVASNITFGSNASKEELKDILEKTKLKGHENKYPHELSGGQQQRVALARAVINKPKILLLDEPLSNIDTELRNILRFELKEMIKEFNITALFITHDKEDAFFLSDRIAIMNGGDILQVGTCKELYNNPEDLYCANFLGKISQISENEYIRPENIKICPNGNIEAIIKDIIFYGSFYEVTVVVNHKDLLVYSADDSLKIGQNVKLHFEDRVLRF; encoded by the coding sequence ATGAAAAAAATAGTTGAAATAAAAAATTTAAGAAAAATATTTTGTAAAGGCAATATTTGTGTTGCAAATAGTTTAAATCTTGATTTAATAAAAGGCGAAATTTTTACAATTTTAGGAACTAGCGGGAGTGGTAAAACTACATTTATAAGGATGCTTGCAGGACTTGAAAAACCTGATAGCGGAGAGATAAAAATAGATGATAATATAGTTTTTTCAAAAGATGTTGATATTGAGCCAAATAAAAGAGGTGTAGCTATTGTATTTCAAAACTATGCTCTACTTCCTCATCTAAATGTTGCTTCAAATATAACTTTTGGAAGCAATGCTAGCAAAGAAGAGTTAAAAGATATTTTAGAAAAAACAAAACTAAAAGGGCATGAGAATAAATACCCTCATGAACTAAGTGGTGGACAGCAGCAAAGAGTCGCTCTTGCAAGAGCTGTTATAAACAAACCAAAAATACTGCTACTTGATGAACCTTTAAGTAACATAGATACGGAACTAAGAAATATTTTGAGGTTTGAACTAAAAGAGATGATAAAAGAGTTTAATATAACTGCACTATTTATCACTCATGATAAAGAAGATGCTTTTTTCTTATCTGATAGAATTGCTATTATGAATGGTGGAGATATTTTGCAAGTTGGTACTTGTAAAGAGCTTTATAATAATCCAGAAGATTTATACTGTGCAAATTTTTTAGGAAAAATATCACAAATATCTGAAAATGAATACATAAGACCAGAAAATATAAAAATCTGCCCTAATGGAAATATTGAGGCTATTATAAAAGATATTATCTTTTATGGAAGTTTTTATGAAGTTACGGTTGTTGTAAACCACAAAGATTTGCTTGTTTATAGTGCTGATGATAGTTTAAAAATTGGGCAAAATGTAAAACTACATTTTGAAGATAGAGTTTTGAGGTTTTAG
- a CDS encoding ABC transporter permease: MEIKNLKLLVAPILGLLISLPILILIIYFLFNGSFNKEFLESSFLLEYSLNTIYLIIGTAIFVIIFGVVTSYLSARFEYFGSKFFSVCFILPLAYPAYIFGYTYVGFFEFRGLLSQILNDTSIKFDILNMSGAIFIFTIAMFPYVFILARVSFSMVSKSVVELISLYKLNPIKAFFTVYLPLSYPAIFAGTILAIMETLSDYGTVLYFGIETFSVGIFKSWFGYGDLGGAINIAIILLVFVFLILLVEYNIRKKLKFSSSTNSSEKPSKIKLKGKYNFFAFLISFIIALFTLFIPTGVLIYWTLLDINTLDFTAFEYLFNSLKLNIISSSFIISLAFFIVYFLRFFSTKVSSFTHKVSMLGYSIPGAVVAVGLLLIANYLDRGLGFMFFSGSFIILIFAYTTRYFAASIGSVENGFSKINSSLDDTSRIFCKNEKESIFKIYLPILKPYLLSGFLILYIDIAKELPATLILRPFNFDTLAVRIYELASNEMLYKTGFPSLLLVITTASAVLLLNFKPKRKKK, translated from the coding sequence TTGGAAATAAAAAATCTAAAGCTTTTAGTAGCCCCTATTTTAGGGCTACTTATATCACTACCAATTTTAATACTAATAATATATTTTCTATTCAATGGCTCTTTTAATAAAGAGTTTTTAGAGAGTAGTTTTTTATTAGAATATTCATTAAATACTATCTATTTAATAATAGGTACTGCAATATTTGTAATAATATTTGGAGTAGTAACTTCCTACTTAAGTGCTAGATTTGAGTACTTTGGTAGTAAGTTCTTCTCTGTTTGTTTTATACTTCCTTTGGCTTATCCTGCATATATTTTTGGTTATACTTATGTTGGATTTTTTGAATTTCGTGGACTTTTATCACAAATTTTAAATGACACATCTATAAAATTTGATATTTTAAATATGAGTGGAGCTATTTTTATCTTTACAATTGCAATGTTTCCATATGTTTTTATACTAGCTCGTGTATCTTTTTCTATGGTATCAAAATCAGTTGTAGAACTTATATCTTTATATAAATTAAATCCGATAAAAGCTTTTTTCACTGTTTATCTTCCTTTATCATATCCAGCAATTTTTGCAGGAACAATACTAGCTATTATGGAAACTTTAAGCGATTATGGAACTGTTTTATACTTTGGAATAGAGACTTTTAGTGTTGGAATTTTTAAATCTTGGTTTGGTTATGGTGATTTAGGTGGAGCTATAAATATTGCAATTATTTTACTTGTTTTTGTATTTTTAATTCTTTTAGTTGAATATAATATTAGAAAAAAACTCAAGTTTTCTAGCTCAACAAACAGTAGCGAGAAGCCTTCTAAAATAAAATTAAAAGGAAAATATAACTTTTTTGCATTTTTAATATCTTTTATAATTGCTCTTTTTACACTTTTTATACCTACTGGGGTTTTGATTTATTGGACTCTTTTGGATATAAACACTCTTGATTTTACGGCATTTGAGTATCTATTTAATAGTTTAAAATTAAATATAATCTCTAGTAGTTTTATAATATCTTTGGCTTTTTTTATTGTATATTTTTTGAGATTTTTCTCTACAAAAGTATCAAGCTTTACTCACAAAGTTTCAATGCTAGGATACTCTATTCCTGGTGCTGTTGTAGCTGTTGGACTACTTTTGATAGCAAATTATTTAGACCGTGGATTGGGTTTTATGTTTTTTAGTGGTTCATTTATAATCTTAATTTTTGCATATACTACAAGATATTTTGCAGCTAGTATAGGAAGTGTTGAAAACGGTTTTAGTAAGATAAATAGCTCACTAGATGATACAAGCCGAATATTTTGCAAAAATGAAAAAGAGTCTATCTTTAAGATATATCTTCCTATTTTAAAACCTTATTTGCTTAGTGGTTTTTTAATTTTATATATCGATATTGCAAAAGAGCTTCCAGCAACTTTGATTTTAAGACCATTTAATTTTGATACACTAGCGGTTCGAATTTATGAGCTAGCAAGTAATGAGATGCTTTATAAAACTGGTTTTCCATCACTTCTTTTGGTTATTACAACTGCTAGTGCTGTATTACTTTTAAATTTTAAACCAAAAAGAAAGAAAAAATGA
- a CDS encoding Fe(3+) ABC transporter substrate-binding protein — MLKKSLLCSILFANILFASGSEVNVYSQRHYDSDKALFKKFEEKTGIKVNLITAKAEELVSRLSIEGANSPSDILITADIGNLYEAKERDLLQGVSSKVLEKNIPAHLRDEDGKWFAITKRARLFVYNPKTINPAHLDDYFSLTKPEFKGKVITRSSTNAYNKSLLASIIAHNGEEKSLEFVKGLVNNFARDPKGADKDQIRAVASGEADIAVVNSYYLGVMANSGDKVDEEIAKEVKVFFPAQKTTGAHINISGAGITKFAPNKENAIKLIEFLTSEEAQGELAQGNYEYPVNPKVKPAGIVASWGEFKEDTIPLNEVGKQTRKAVEIATKGNWK, encoded by the coding sequence ATGCTTAAAAAATCGCTACTTTGTTCGATACTATTTGCAAATATTTTGTTTGCAAGTGGTAGTGAAGTAAATGTATATTCACAAAGACACTATGACTCAGACAAAGCTCTGTTCAAAAAATTTGAGGAAAAAACAGGTATAAAAGTAAACCTTATAACTGCAAAAGCCGAAGAGCTTGTTTCAAGACTGTCAATAGAAGGTGCAAATAGTCCATCAGATATTCTTATAACAGCTGATATTGGAAATTTATATGAAGCTAAAGAGAGAGATTTGCTTCAAGGAGTTAGCTCAAAAGTATTGGAAAAAAATATTCCAGCTCACCTAAGAGATGAAGATGGAAAATGGTTTGCTATTACAAAAAGAGCTAGACTTTTCGTTTATAATCCAAAAACTATAAATCCAGCACACCTAGATGACTATTTTTCACTTACAAAACCTGAATTTAAAGGAAAAGTGATAACTAGAAGTTCAACAAATGCTTACAACAAGTCACTTCTTGCTTCTATAATTGCACATAACGGTGAAGAAAAATCTTTAGAGTTCGTAAAAGGTTTAGTAAATAATTTTGCAAGAGATCCAAAAGGTGCTGATAAAGATCAAATAAGAGCAGTAGCTTCTGGTGAAGCTGATATTGCTGTTGTAAACTCATATTATTTAGGAGTTATGGCAAATAGTGGTGATAAAGTTGATGAGGAAATAGCAAAAGAGGTAAAAGTATTTTTTCCTGCACAAAAAACTACAGGTGCTCATATAAATATCTCAGGTGCTGGTATTACAAAATTTGCTCCAAATAAAGAGAATGCAATAAAACTAATAGAGTTTTTAACAAGCGAAGAAGCACAAGGTGAACTAGCACAAGGAAACTATGAATATCCTGTTAATCCAAAAGTTAAACCAGCTGGAATAGTTGCTTCTTGGGGAGAGTTCAAAGAGGATACAATACCTTTAAATGAAGTTGGAAAACAGACACGAAAAGCTGTTGAAATAGCAACAAAAGGGAATTGGAAATAA
- a CDS encoding anthranilate synthase component II, whose protein sequence is MILMIDNYDSFTYNIVQYCLELGADLKIVRNDELTLEQIIELNPSKIIISPGPATPNESGVCLEVIEYFAGKKPIFGICLGHQAIAQVFGAKVVRAKNMMHGKTSKIEVLEDTKIFDGLPKEFTQTRYHSLIVQKDNLPEDIIVTSKSMDDGEIMSLEIKGKNIYGVQFHPESIMSEYGHKIIDNFLKI, encoded by the coding sequence ATGATTTTAATGATTGATAACTACGATAGTTTTACATACAATATTGTTCAATATTGCCTAGAACTAGGAGCTGATTTGAAAATAGTAAGAAATGATGAGTTAACTTTAGAGCAGATTATAGAGTTAAATCCAAGTAAAATTATAATCTCTCCAGGACCTGCTACTCCAAATGAATCTGGAGTTTGTTTAGAAGTTATAGAGTATTTTGCAGGAAAGAAACCAATATTTGGAATTTGCTTAGGTCATCAAGCAATAGCTCAGGTTTTTGGGGCAAAAGTAGTCAGAGCAAAAAATATGATGCATGGGAAAACTTCAAAAATAGAAGTTTTAGAAGATACAAAGATATTTGATGGTTTACCAAAAGAGTTTACACAAACAAGATACCACTCTTTGATTGTACAAAAAGATAATTTGCCAGAAGATATTATAGTAACTTCAAAAAGTATGGATGATGGTGAAATTATGTCTTTAGAGATAAAAGGTAAAAATATTTATGGAGTTCAGTTTCATCCTGAATCAATTATGAGTGAATATGGACACAAAATTATAGATAATTTTCTAAAGATATAA
- a CDS encoding ArnT family glycosyltransferase produces MFTKNKYTIYFYLILFFIVSLLLITANYSLSISYKEALNLYYNSSILSIITNSFTYIFGHNDLALRAPFIVFYFLSAILMFLITKDYFKYEKDRFISVLIFMSLPGVLSASLLVNTAIIVTFFTLLYIYFYQKHKKHLYYLLPFLLLVDNSFAILFLALFLFSLKTKDRKLLYISSILFVVSLLIYGISTDGKPRGFLIDTVGIYAAIFSPILFLYFLYVIYRLIVIKQTDLTTYISATALILSILVSFRQKIYIEDFAPYVVIAIPSMVKMFLHSYRVRLKEFRTNYNIAAILIVVMLGINVVFTFVNKPLYLIIQNPQKHFVYQYHIAKELSNELKNRAINNIILDDKDLLLRLKFYEIEDGNDYYLSTKEFYNYDDKISIYYYEKELFTIYIKKLI; encoded by the coding sequence ATGTTTACAAAAAACAAATATACAATCTATTTTTATTTAATTTTATTTTTTATTGTATCTTTGTTGCTTATAACAGCAAATTACTCCTTAAGTATCTCATATAAAGAGGCTTTAAATCTATATTACAACAGTTCAATTTTGTCTATTATCACAAACTCTTTTACATATATTTTTGGACATAATGATTTAGCTTTAAGAGCACCTTTTATTGTTTTTTATTTTTTAAGTGCTATTTTAATGTTTTTGATTACAAAAGATTATTTTAAATATGAAAAAGATAGATTTATCTCTGTTTTAATTTTTATGTCTCTTCCTGGAGTTTTGAGTGCTTCATTGCTTGTAAACACAGCTATTATTGTCACTTTCTTTACTCTTTTGTATATCTATTTTTATCAAAAACATAAAAAACATTTATACTATTTATTACCATTTTTACTACTTGTTGATAACTCTTTTGCGATACTGTTTTTAGCACTATTTCTTTTTTCATTAAAAACAAAAGATAGAAAGTTGTTGTATATCTCTTCAATTTTATTTGTAGTTTCACTGCTTATTTATGGAATATCAACAGATGGAAAGCCAAGAGGTTTTTTAATAGATACAGTTGGAATTTATGCAGCTATATTCTCTCCAATACTATTTTTATATTTTTTATATGTTATTTATAGATTAATAGTAATAAAACAGACGGATTTAACAACTTATATCTCTGCAACTGCACTTATTTTATCCATATTAGTATCTTTTAGACAAAAAATATATATCGAAGATTTTGCCCCTTATGTTGTTATTGCTATACCATCTATGGTAAAAATGTTTTTACACTCATATAGAGTAAGATTAAAAGAGTTTAGAACAAATTACAATATAGCAGCAATTTTAATTGTGGTAATGTTGGGAATAAATGTTGTTTTTACATTTGTAAACAAACCTCTTTATTTAATAATTCAAAATCCTCAAAAACACTTTGTTTATCAATATCATATTGCTAAGGAGTTATCAAATGAGCTTAAAAATAGAGCTATAAATAATATAATATTAGATGATAAAGATTTGTTGTTGAGATTAAAATTTTATGAAATAGAAGATGGAAATGATTACTATTTATCAACAAAAGAGTTTTATAACTACGATGATAAAATATCTATATACTATTATGAAAAAGAGTTATTTACAATTTATATAAAAAAACTAATATGA
- a CDS encoding type II secretion system protein, which yields MKKTFLILELVFVIVILGILYTVFTPKLPNYKLDEVTNRVLIYLNYVRYKALIDDKFETEVSEWFKGRWTMKFMRCREDKGGGIYFTIYSETNDKGHTGQEESLKDPLTNKYIFTSNYCKKNPENSPFVLLKNYDIEDVQVSCNTTTSIGQISFGADGKVYTQLTSENLELKKPCTIRFVSKTKEFRDIKIYPKTGYIEKINN from the coding sequence ATGAAAAAAACATTTTTAATCCTAGAATTGGTTTTTGTAATTGTAATTTTAGGTATTTTATATACAGTTTTTACACCAAAGTTACCAAATTATAAGCTTGATGAGGTCACAAATAGAGTTTTAATATATTTAAATTATGTAAGATACAAAGCTTTAATAGATGATAAGTTTGAAACTGAAGTAAGCGAATGGTTTAAGGGAAGATGGACAATGAAGTTTATGAGATGTAGAGAAGATAAAGGTGGTGGTATCTATTTTACTATTTATAGTGAAACAAATGACAAAGGACATACTGGTCAAGAAGAGAGCCTAAAAGACCCACTTACAAATAAATATATTTTCACTTCAAATTATTGTAAAAAGAATCCAGAAAATAGCCCTTTTGTGCTTTTAAAAAATTATGATATAGAAGATGTTCAAGTATCTTGTAATACAACAACTTCTATAGGGCAAATCTCTTTTGGTGCGGATGGTAAAGTATATACGCAGTTAACAAGTGAAAATCTTGAACTTAAAAAACCATGCACTATTAGATTTGTATCAAAAACAAAAGAGTTTAGAGATATAAAAATTTACCCAAAAACTGGCTATATAGAAAAGATAAATAATTAG
- a CDS encoding ComEA family DNA-binding protein, whose amino-acid sequence MKKFVAILAIFSALFLGAIDLQTASKSDLMEIKGIGEKKADAIIEYRKSNTINSADDLKNIKGFGDTIIDNIKKDIKVKSNTSKKDEKNKSKAEDNKESKKTKNSKSDN is encoded by the coding sequence ATGAAAAAATTTGTTGCTATATTAGCTATTTTTAGTGCTTTATTTTTAGGAGCTATTGATCTTCAAACTGCTTCAAAAAGTGACTTAATGGAAATTAAAGGTATTGGTGAGAAAAAAGCAGATGCTATTATTGAGTATAGAAAATCAAATACTATAAACTCTGCTGATGACTTAAAAAACATAAAAGGATTTGGGGATACTATTATTGACAATATAAAAAAGGATATAAAAGTAAAATCTAATACATCTAAAAAAGATGAAAAGAATAAATCAAAAGCTGAAGATAACAAAGAGTCAAAGAAAACTAAAAACTCTAAATCTGACAATTAA
- a CDS encoding epoxyqueuosine reductase QueH, translating into MLVHICCAVDSHYFLEKIQEEYPDEKLIGYFYDPNIHPYSEYRLRYLDVEYSCNKLGIPLIEGPYNLEEWLKKVKGMEHLPEKGDRCTVCYDDRLDNSVQKAIELGHDKFTTTLLISPKKSQEKLEIIGNNLFKKTGVEFIFRDYRSGNGAEIQGVRVKENSLYRQNYCGCLFGLTAQREHQKKIMDEMFNPISKQILPESIEQRLELYKKRNTLEDEKKEYKLIKQRFLNYRLLGGKVVVNKEVIPSYIFAYSTINKNQTSSKIEYEKDGINYLAKDEVKIISLNTFNKFAQTKYKNTKELMFKSINFEDEIKLRSDILKNPFDLSALIVIDEIIDSKYEIFINSVTYEDIKEEIV; encoded by the coding sequence TTGTTAGTTCATATTTGTTGTGCTGTTGATAGCCACTATTTTTTAGAAAAAATTCAAGAAGAGTATCCAGATGAAAAACTTATAGGCTATTTTTATGACCCAAATATTCATCCATATAGTGAATATAGGCTTAGATATTTGGATGTTGAATACTCTTGCAATAAATTAGGAATTCCACTTATTGAAGGTCCTTATAATCTTGAAGAGTGGTTAAAAAAAGTCAAAGGAATGGAGCATTTACCTGAAAAAGGAGATAGATGTACAGTTTGTTATGATGATAGGCTTGATAATAGTGTTCAAAAAGCAATAGAATTAGGTCATGATAAGTTCACTACAACTTTATTAATTTCTCCAAAAAAATCCCAAGAGAAACTAGAGATTATTGGAAATAATCTTTTTAAAAAAACTGGAGTAGAGTTTATTTTTAGAGATTACAGAAGTGGTAATGGTGCAGAAATTCAAGGAGTTCGTGTAAAAGAGAATAGTCTTTATAGACAAAATTATTGTGGTTGTTTATTTGGTTTAACGGCTCAAAGAGAACATCAAAAAAAGATTATGGATGAGATGTTTAATCCTATTTCAAAACAAATCCTACCTGAATCAATAGAGCAAAGATTAGAACTTTACAAAAAAAGAAACACTCTTGAAGATGAGAAAAAAGAGTATAAATTAATTAAACAAAGATTTTTAAATTATAGATTACTAGGAGGAAAAGTTGTTGTAAATAAAGAGGTTATTCCCTCTTATATTTTTGCTTACTCTACTATAAATAAAAATCAAACTAGTTCAAAAATAGAGTATGAAAAAGATGGTATAAACTATTTGGCAAAAGATGAAGTAAAAATAATCTCTTTGAATACTTTTAACAAATTTGCACAAACTAAGTATAAAAATACGAAAGAATTGATGTTTAAATCTATAAATTTTGAAGATGAGATAAAATTAAGATCAGATATTTTAAAAAATCCTTTTGATTTAAGTGCTTTAATTGTAATTGATGAGATTATTGATTCTAAATATGAAATTTTTATAAATAGTGTAACATATGAAGATATAAAAGAGGAGATTGTATGA